The following nucleotide sequence is from Labeo rohita strain BAU-BD-2019 chromosome 3, IGBB_LRoh.1.0, whole genome shotgun sequence.
GataaaaatgcccataaaaggtaaaaaacaatttaaacttACTGGAAAAGTTCTGTTACTCCTGCAAACTAGTCACTgcacagaatatgaagaatatgaAGAAATGTTTTGGGTGTCAGCTGTCCATGTCAGTCGTAAACCTGccaaaataacacaataacatgcccagcaaaatattgtctaattatcGTTATCTACAAAATTCCGGGAAAATATCAAgagattgttttttgtttttttttttgtcattattgcacACCCCTACTTGAAGATCTACCTGATCTAGCTGTGTGTTCACAGACTATCTTTGGATTAAAATGCGTAATGTGTGTAAATGACTGCCTGGTTACTAATGTGTGCATCTTTTGTCTTCAAGGAAGGGGACAGGAGGGTTAAGATGCAAAACATGGTGCGGTTTCCTTTAATTGGCATGGATATGGCGCCTCATGTGGTTAAGAGAAGCCAGAGCAGCTGGAGTTTACCCTCCCACTGGTCACCATGGAGGCGACCTTATGGACTTGGCCGTAACCCAGATGACTACCTTTATGACCTTTATGCTGTGTGCAACCATCATGGCAACATGCACGGAGGACATTACACAGGTAACGCCTTATGGAGCACTAagaaaagaaatagttcaccctcatgtcgttccaaacccgtaagactttcattcatcttcagaacacaaaagaagttatttttgatgaaatccgagagctttctgaccctgcatagacagcaatgcaactgacacgttcaaggcccagaaaggtagtgagaacaacaataaaatagtccatgtgacatcagtggttcaaccgtagttttagaattttcatttttaggtgaaccatccctttaagtcATTGGACTTACTTCAAAATTGTGTTGTATTATTTGATATTTCAATCCCTggcttttttctctcttaacaGCGTACTGTAAGAACTCCATTGATGGGCAGTGGTATTGCTTTGATGACAGTGAGGTTCAGCCTGTAGCTGAGGAGGACGTCTGTCAGCAAACCGCATACATTTTGTTCTATCAAAGGAGGACGACTATTCCCTCGTGGTCGGCAAACAGCTCTGTCGCAGGTGACTCTTGTTCCTTATTGAGTTTTGGGTTGACACAGTTTGCTGAATCATTTGTCttgttcattttaaaggctTGTGAAGGTGCTGGCATGTGAACCAAGTGACCCTCTTTTTCCAGCCCAATGAAACTGCTTCATATTAGTATGACACTCTTTGATGAGACTTTCAGTAGAGCCTGATTCTGTTCTGGAgacgtaaaaaataaaaaaatgtttgatgtACTGTCTAGACATATCTAGCACTGAAGGGCATCCAGTTCATTTATGGAggctaaattacaaaaaatgggtcatttaaatttgtcaaaatattgacaATTCATGTCATGAGTCATGAGcacattacagaaataattcacccaaaaaattacattttctcgtttttctttccacactgtggaaccaaaaaaTTGGATTATTGTAAGTTACTTTTAGGGtgcttttatgatttttttttttttcttatgaaaCAGTACTGCTGTTTTATGGGGCtgagttacattttttttcttcccaaaCCAGTCAAGACCCCGTTCTGCAGCCAGTTCTGAAGATTTCAGTGATCATGTCTAGGGCtgtgtaaaaaatattgatttccccattttaattaattctcatttttatgaaacaatattgattcaatcccaagaattgattagtctagcctgttttcagttaatgaacggATCATTTTAGCATGCCTCCTATCCAATAAATCTTTTGATGTTTCTTTTGATAtgaaatttgaattatttatttatttatttatttattttttactatattcCAAAAATGAGTAACattttggcactgtttaatgtgaGTAACAGATTGCTGTAGCTACTCAGTTCGAGAGAAGCAGCACAAAGTGCTATAAATTTCATTTATATGGGTATGTTATTAAGTGGTGTTAAAATTGCTCTGTGCATAATGAGCTGGTGGGTTTATGGTGTGGTGTGGACCGGGTGTGGTGGGCCACTCTGTGCCAGAAAGTCCAAGGCCGTTTTTTAGCCCCAGTCCGCAGTAACTGCCATATGACCAACGACTTTTACATATCAACATCTGTTGCTATTTAACAACCTTGCAGTGGTCAGTCTAtaacaggggtgtcaaactcagttcctgtaGGGCCACAGCCTTGCAAAGTTTAGTTCCAGCCCTGCTCCAAAACGCAAATCATAAGCCTAAAAGAGTTGATTAGCtcgatcaggtgtgtttaattagggttgaatctaaactctgcagggctgtcaCCCTCCAGGAACTGATTTTGACACCTGTGGTCTACAAGGTAGCCAATCAGCGTATAAAGAGTACTGTATCAAAACAGCCCATTTAATTTTAAGTGTCATAGAGTGGACAGaaaatagcatgttttttttgtgtgaaaaatacaaggttatactttattttaaggtgtccttgttacagtgttaCAATTATAAATTTAAGTTCTGAGTAATATCAATTTAATTAACTACACGTACGTATtattagggttaggattagggtttgacttacggttacttgcatgtaatttgtaattatacataatacatttttattataatagtaagtacatgtaccATGTGTGGCCCTGTAAATAAAGGTACTTGTTTTTTGATTTGTGTAACTCTCCTAGGCTCCACCAGTTCATCTTTATGTGAACACTGGGTTAACCGGCTTCCGGGCAGTAGGCCGCCCAGCCTGGCCTCCGGAGCCTCCTCGAGACGCACATCCCTGATCTCTTTGGCAGAGTCAGTGGAGTTCCCTGGTGATCGCAGCGAAGACGATGGTGAGGAGCTTCATTCTGCCTCTAACATGGGTGTTCATCTTTCTGGTGTCTTTAATAAGTCAATCTTTAGAAGCTAAGTAGTACCTATTTTGCCCTCATCTTCCTTGTGTCCTTTTATTCTGTGTATTGTGCCAGTGTTTTACTCTTGCCTTTCTTTATGATGTCTTCTCTCTCTTGTAGCTTTAGCGCTTACTAACACAGGATCTCCCGCCTTGCTCAGTTAAGACAAAACTGCATGCCAATGCTCTTTTCATTCACTCTGGTATTAGCGCATTATTTTAAAtctctctgttctttttcttaAGGAGGATTTTCGACACGGCCCTTTGTGAGGAGCATTCAGCGCCAGAGCTTGTCCTCCAGATCGTCAGTTACCAGCCCTCTGGCTTTCAGCGAAAATGGGATGAAACCATCCTGGTCCCTGACACAGAAACTACAAATGAGATCCAACTCGCCCTCGCGATTCTCTTTGGACTCACGCTCCTCCCCTCCTCTCGAGAGGATAGGAGAAGCTTGTGACGACAAAGTGTCCACGTCTTGCTTCGGTGGCTATAGCAGGCATGAGCGACAGCCTAGCAGTAAAGCCCCGCTGGCCACGATGGAGGGTAACGGCAGCGATGACGGCAGCGGGAAACGGATCCTGGACGAGGCCTATTGCAGAGCTCCGACACAGTCCGACAGAAAGAGCTCTAAAGGCGAGCCCGTCGACAACAACAACCAGATTAATGCCGTGGACCAGAATGCTCTTGGAGCACTCTCCAAGGACCAGAAGCATAAGAGCTCCAGCTCGGAGAAGAAAGCAGAAGGATCCGCCAGCAAGAAGAGCTCCACAAAGACCAAGGGAGACCAAGAGAAGTCCTCCAAGAAGCGCCAGAGCACTTCATCCATAACCAAGTCTCCATCCTCCCAAGTGTCTTCCAGCCCTCAAACGAAGGGCACCAAAGCGACCAATCTAAAAGAGAAGAGCGATTCTCCCAAGAGTACCAAGGGTACGCCTTCAGGAACGCCCTCCAGAAGGAAAGAGTCCTTGCAGGCACAAGAGTCTCCAGTGTCTGGAAGCACAAAGGGGAAGCCGTCCTTTACTTCCACACCCCAGTCCTCTGCCTCTCCCTCGCCCACATCCAAAAAGAGCTCTTCGGTGGCTGAGAGGAACTCTGTGTCTGGCAAGAAGAAGCTGGTTGAAAGAGGCTCCAGCAAGGACTTGGCGCACACCAGTCCCCTGGCAGAGAAGTCTAGAGTCAGTGCCACCCCTCGAGCATCCCAACCCAAAACTGCCGAGGCGAGCCGACCCGAAAGGAGGCCGGTGAGAAGCTCCAGCAGCAGCTCCTCAGTCACCAGTCTGCGCTCCCCAAGCGTCTCCTCGAAAGACCTCCGCCGCAGCAGCAAATCCGAGGACAAGGGACTCTCGTTTTTCAAGAGCGCGCTTCGGCAGAAAGAGACTCGGCGGTCAGCCGATCTGGGCAAGACTACGATTCTCGCCAAGAAGGCTGTCGAGAGGACTGCCAAGTCCAGCAGCCAGTGCAAACTCAACGCAGACGATGGCGAAGGCTCGGGAAACTCCTCCCAGCAGGTCTCTCCGGAGCCGCGCTCCTGCAAGGCCGCCGCCGTCGAGAAGGAGTCCTCGAAGACCTCCACCCCTAACAAACGCTCTCTCTTACCAGTAGGCAAGTCCAAGTCTTCCAACTCTGAGACTAGTCTTCAGTCTCCCATCAATGGGAAGAGGCCTCTCGAAAAGATCTCATCCTCCAAAAAGCTTTCTTCCAGCATGCAATCTTCTGCACGGCCAACACAGACGCCTCAATGAAATTTGAATAGCAGttccattattttctgtaatgcagCTATTTTTTGATGTGCCTAAGAAGAATATaaagtatatagtatatacctgtattttacttttctcaaagaaaatatgtaaattatcAGAAAGCGCCTTTCTATCCTGCCATGGAACCAAATCATTGCCTCCGGCAAGGTATGGTATATGAATCTACTACTGTTCACGACTCTGAATAGGAATGTTTTAACTTAGCactttgtatatattttttctcccTCGAATAACGCTTAGATGTAACGGATGATCTGTACAATACTTTTTAACTTGGTACCGTTCCTTTTTATTTGGACAAGTCGAAATTAGATTCTTGCGATATTCCTTGGAGTACTGTACCAATTCGCTCCACATCTACACTTGGTGCTATTTACAGTCCAGTGTTCCCCTGGCACTGATACAGTATGAGATTGAGAAGAGTTACATCACGAAACCTGGCCGATTTAACGGGGTTCAGCAGAGAACAATCTCTTTGGTACCTCTCGAAGCCTGCTCTCCCACCCTGACTTTTTTCGTTTTTGTACTCGAGAGCAGTTACAAGTAGCATTACTGCCCCTTAGAAATGTGCGCAACAATGCCAACTAGAGGCCGATAGCTGAATTGTTGCTGTATGAATGTGATCTTTCGAATGGTACATTAGTGGAGGACAATCTTTAAACACACTCTCCTTATCTGGATATTAACGGAGCCCTGCATGAATTTGTTTTGTAtatctttgtttttataatgaaaGCCACATAATCATACTTGAACCATTTCGTGCCCGCCAAATCCAATGCCAACATATACGAGCGGTTTTCATTCGGCTTGCTTCGAGTTGGGGATGAACCCTTGCGCAGAGGTTTTCGTCGCCCATATTTATCTGTGGACAACCAGTGCAatagttttcaacatttttaggAGAACAGATATATGACCTTCTGTATTTGGGAAATACATTGAACTTGCTGTTTtagaaacaaattattttaaatatcaatacTGTGCATATGCAATAgtaatgaaaaacatttaatcaaGACTGTAATGGCTCACcacaacaatgttttttttttttttgtttttgttttttgattttctCCCAAGAGTTTGTGATTTAATATCCAATCGAAATGGCTCTGCAGAAAGGCCTTTGTTTATTTTGCGTACACcatagaatatattttcttcTCGAGTTAGCTCCGAGTTCATTCAGactaattcaaaatgttatatatgaCAGGAGAAATGTAAGGTTAAGCAAGTCATTATTGTTACATTTGCATAATAGTGTCATTACGTCGGCCGCTGCTCAGCTTGCTGCCctgtaattaaaacattaatccaAGCTGCTGACGCCACTGGTGAACCGTTCTCATTTTCATGCTGCTTTCTGGTCGCAGAAACCCATCTCTTTCAGCACACTTTATCTTAAAATAGATACTTCAGCAATGAACCTAATGTGTAGCAcgcttcttattattttttttaatagtttttttgcGACAGGCCCATATTGTGTGTGCACTGaaaaagtatttgtaaaaagCAGTATTGCATGATAACATTAACGCATGCACTTAACTATGCAAGTGACTGTTGCTAAACAAAACGAgtctgattattattttttaaagaaaaccgcatgaattttttccattttattgcttttttgcaCACTTTTccaactttttaatttttaaatattgtgatACGAGAGAATATATGATTAGCTTTAACCATATGTATTTCAAAATTAGAAATTGgcatcttttttattattaaaactattatttgaATTCATAAGCTGTTGTTTAGGGTAAGACCTCCCTGTTTCCATGTGatgagtttttatatttttataatcaccGCCTGTTTTGGTTTTTCACATTTCGCTGGCGTGATGTGGTCTGCTCATGCTTTCCCATGTAGTACGTAGGGAATGTCATATGTTATATCAGCTATGTAACTTTATTGTCAGCATTCAATCAGTGCACACAATTCCCGCATCGCTTGCAATGCTGATACACTAAACACtacattcatttgtgttttgtcattcCATGTTTTAAGTTGTGAAGTTCTCGGACCATGAATTCAGAGAAGTGCTATTACCCTCTCTTAGTCTTATTGCATATGGGATGTTTTCAATGGCTCAAGTGCTAATATGAGATGGTCTTATCAAGCGTTTGGATAGGACGGatgattttatcattataatgaAGCTGTATCAGTCTTATGGGATAATATGCGTGCTCTTGGTTTACACACTGGACTTGAATGATTTCTCTCGGCCCAGAGCGGTTTTCATGTATTGTTCACGAACTGGTACCTGCTTTATAACTGGgctgtcattttattatataaacaccGGTCTAGGTCAACCaaaagaggaaaataatatttggTTTAGAAAAGGTGAAAAACCATGTAAATGTTTGGTTGCATGAGACTGCgtcaaatgctttttttgttaatttatttgtatgttttatgtgtatgcacttttttttttattttgaatgtttgtttttttattattttaaagaatgcatTTCTTTGAAGAATCATTTGTATTCATAACATTGTCTCCCCAATGTAAGTTGGCGGTtgaattatgattaaaaaatagaCCTGCATTAGAGGTCTAACCTCAAATTTGTCCtcgaaattattattttgattaattttgtttGCTTATCTTGGATTTGAACTTTTCTTTGCTGCAAGTATTGTAATATCCAAAGGTGACCACAAGATGGGGCTTTTCAccaagcttttaaaaatattcagagCTATATTTCCTGTTAGGGCAATTCTAGAGCCTTTTTGAAGGACTTTAGGCTCTTTGCAGTTAATTTCGTTCATAAATAATGAAAGTGATTTACCAATGGAATCATTGTAGTTTAGGTAAACACAGAGGTAAATGCAGCCATGtccacttaaaaatgaaaattcacaccaaagaacatattttgaagaatgtggcaACATTGTTGGTTCCTGTTGACTtccattgtgtttttgtcagtaGGAACCAAAACTGTTTCATTACTAACaacatcatcttttttttatgtggaaCATAagagtcatacaagtttggaatgacatgagggtgagtaaatgtgaccctggaccacaaaactagtcgtaagtcgcacgggtatatttctagcaatagagccaacaatacattgtatgggtcaaaattattgattttatgctgaaagtcattaggatattaagtaaaggtcatgttccattaagatatttcgtacatttcctactgtaaatatatcaaaacttaattttaattttaatttgccctgatagcacacacacatcacagagacgtctatttgacgtctgcatttacatatggaagacatattttttagtgtttgctcatctacAATATGTCTATAGAATGTTATTAGATGTCtaatagatgtctttaagatgtttatgatttagaacaTGTAAAACTGAcgtcttacagatgtctgtcagatgtttgtacacagcagatgctttccagatcaaatgATCtataacagacatcttgcagacgtacatgtgctatctgggtgcATTGGGTGCATTCAGTTGATCAActtaaggcgattttcttaatattttctttttcttttttttttgcaccctcagattccaaattttcaaatggTTGCACGCGAGTCAAAAAAATTCACctttatggctggttttgtggtccagggtcacaaataatgacagaatttacatttttgggtgaactattcctgtaaGTGAACGTAAACAGGCAAGCTAATCTTAATGCGCTAAATGTGTCATATTCACATTAAATTAGTGCGTCAGCTCCAgtgtttaaacattttcacaTGAGAAGTTCATGTTCACATTTGTAATCTCTGTTTTGTAAAAAGCTCGTGTTGTTCTGTCATTAGACGAATAGTGGCCAAAATGTTTTTGCACTGAGAGAAAGCGAGGCTATTATTTCATTTGAGGCCTCGATATAGGCTACCCCAGGTGAAAAAGACgtagtattaaatgtattaaaaatgtatttgaaattcaaatagtgtgtttttaatacatttgtattacCAACGTGCTTATttgaagtgcattaaaaatatactaaatcgCATTTAAGCATATTTACAGAAAGTATAGTTGTAGTACTTTGGTAATAAATATATgcttaattacacttttaataaatgtgctaaaatgaagtacaattcaaatacatttctaataagtataataaaagtacattggtaataaatatatgattaaTTACACTTGTAAGAAATGTgctaaacacaaatatattgtaGATATATTTCTAGAAAGTATATTAGAAGTACtttgataataaatatatgcttaattacacttttaagAAATGTGCTAAACACAAAGatattgtgaatatatttaTCGAAAGTATACTAGAAGTACTTTTGTAACAAATACATGCTTAATTACACTTTTACGGAATATGcagaaataaatgcacattaaatatatttacaaaaagtatactaaaaatacTTTGGTAGTAAATATAtgcttaattacactttttaaaattatgctaaaacaacagcatacttttgttaaacttttggTGCACCTACAGAAAACATACTTAATGTACTCTTatttaatgtatacattatgTGTATTGTGTTGGCAGTATATGTAACTTGCAAGGCCTACtgcaatttatattaaatatttatgtaatgaaCATTAGACtgcttttcaaatatttttttgataaacatttgtaacatttaatatattttataaaaacggtaatacatacattatatgaATATGCAATTGCATTCTTATGCGTAGTTTTTGGAATCTTATTATCTTGTAAATGCAGGTAAGATTTGTATGTCTTCATTACTTCGTCACTTCAGTGCCACATTTCATCCGAAGGTCAGGcgacagaaataataataatgattgtaTCATcagtacttaaatatatttatttatttattttttttttaattttttttttttgtagcagtGCATTCAGtttgaccaatcacagccaattcCTTGCAGTTCAATTTGGCCAATCAGAAACAAGCTATACAATTTGCAGGCAATTGTCCAATCACAG
It contains:
- the usp31 gene encoding ubiquitin carboxyl-terminal hydrolase 31 isoform X2, which translates into the protein MSSKASGKEKKSGFSKKLFRRGSVRSVGSFMSRVLKTLSTLSHFGSELHAPEGDKDDGGFTAFKNEGKGSVASDDSDCGGFLPRDKIPGVAGLKNHGNTCFMNAILQCLSNTELFAEYLALEQYRGDQTDDEKPKTNGVVQRKGGQDRGEVTEQLSGLVRALWTFEYTPQHSRDFKNAVARSAMQYRGNAQHDAQEFLLWLLDRVHEDLNHLVHPNIRASIKPPIEEDDGALEGPSPPLSAGSFVQELFQAQYRSSLTCPHCQKQSNTFDPFLCISLPIPLPHTRPLYVTVVYQGKYSHCMRIGVAVPLNSTVSRLREAVSRETKIPPDQFVLTEMYYDGFHRSFCDDDDDLDIIQESDSIFAFETPETFRLENIRSKRGSLLANLNQNNLKYGAESSRTPSFMQGAMNPASPNKNTGCEKMILLICNRACTGHQGRRFGLPFVLYLERSVTWDVLQKEILEKMRHLLRPGVYIQVGPFSLRVVGVVGITYLLPQEEQPLCHPTVERAYKSCGPGGPPHVKIVVEWDKETKEYLFGHTEEEYIPDAESVYLHREQHHQPQACTLAQCFQLYTKEEQLAPDDAWRCPHCRQLQQGRIKLSLWTLPDVLILHLKRFRQEGDRRVKMQNMVRFPLIGMDMAPHVVKRSQSSWSLPSHWSPWRRPYGLGRNPDDYLYDLYAVCNHHGNMHGGHYTAYCKNSIDGQWYCFDDSEVQPVAEEDVCQQTAYILFYQRRTTIPSWSANSSVAGSTSSSLCEHWVNRLPGSRPPSLASGASSRRTSLISLAESVEFPGDRSEDDGGFSTRPFVRSIQRQSLSSRSSVTSPLAFSENGMKPSWSLTQKLQMRSNSPSRFSLDSRSSPPLERIGEACDDKVSTSCFGGYSRHERQPSSKAPLATMEGNGSDDGSGKRILDEAYCRAPTQSDRKSSKGEPVDNNNQINAVDQNALGALSKDQKHKSSSSEKKAEGSASKKSSTKTKGDQEKSSKKRQSTSSITKSPSSQVSSSPQTKGTKATNLKEKSDSPKSTKGTPSGTPSRRKESLQAQESPVSGSTKGKPSFTSTPQSSASPSPTSKKSSSVAERNSVSGKKKLVERGSSKDLAHTSPLAEKSRVSATPRASQPKTAEASRPERRPVRSSSSSSSVTSLRSPSVSSKDLRRSSKSEDKGLSFFKSALRQKETRRSADLGKTTILAKKAVERTAKSSSQCKLNADDGEGSGNSSQQVSPEPRSCKAAAVEKESSKTSTPNKRSLLPVGKSKSSNSETSLQSPINGKRPLEKISSSKKLSSSMQSSARPTQTPQ
- the usp31 gene encoding ubiquitin carboxyl-terminal hydrolase 31 isoform X1, producing the protein MSSKASGKEKKSGFSKKLFRRGSVRSVGSFMSRVLKTLSTLSHFGSELHAPEGDKDDGGFTAFKNEGKGSVASDDSDCGGFLPRDKIPGVAGLKNHGNTCFMNAILQCLSNTELFAEYLALEQYRGDQTDDEKPKTNGVVQRKGGQDRGEVTEQLSGLVRALWTFEYTPQHSRDFKNAVARSAMQYRGNAQHDAQEFLLWLLDRVHEDLNHLVHPNIRASIKPPIEEDDGALEGPSPPLSAGSFVQELFQAQYRSSLTCPHCQKQSNTFDPFLCISLPIPLPHTRPLYVTVVYQGKYSHCMRIGVAVPLNSTVSRLREAVSRETKIPPDQFVLTEMYYDGFHRSFCDDDDDLDIIQESDSIFAFETPETFRLENIRSKRGSLLANLNQNNLKYGAESSRTPSFMQGAMNPASPNKNTGCEKMILLICNRACTGHQGRRFGLPFVLYLERSVTWDVLQKEILEKMRHLLRPGVYIQVGPFSLRVVGVVGITYLLPQEEQPLCHPTVERAYKSCGPGGPPHVKIVVEWDKETKEYLFGHTEEEYIPDAESVYLHREQHHQPQACTLAQCFQLYTKEEQLAPDDAWRCPHCRQLQQGRIKLSLWTLPDVLILHLKRFRQEGDRRVKMQNMVRFPLIGMDMAPHVVKRSQSSWSLPSHWSPWRRPYGLGRNPDDYLYDLYAVCNHHGNMHGGHYTAYCKNSIDGQWYCFDDSEVQPVAEEDVCQQTAYILFYQRRTTIPSWSANSSVAGSTSSSLCEHWVNRLPGSRPPSLASGASSRRTSLISLAESVEFPGDRSEDDALALTNTGSPALLRGFSTRPFVRSIQRQSLSSRSSVTSPLAFSENGMKPSWSLTQKLQMRSNSPSRFSLDSRSSPPLERIGEACDDKVSTSCFGGYSRHERQPSSKAPLATMEGNGSDDGSGKRILDEAYCRAPTQSDRKSSKGEPVDNNNQINAVDQNALGALSKDQKHKSSSSEKKAEGSASKKSSTKTKGDQEKSSKKRQSTSSITKSPSSQVSSSPQTKGTKATNLKEKSDSPKSTKGTPSGTPSRRKESLQAQESPVSGSTKGKPSFTSTPQSSASPSPTSKKSSSVAERNSVSGKKKLVERGSSKDLAHTSPLAEKSRVSATPRASQPKTAEASRPERRPVRSSSSSSSVTSLRSPSVSSKDLRRSSKSEDKGLSFFKSALRQKETRRSADLGKTTILAKKAVERTAKSSSQCKLNADDGEGSGNSSQQVSPEPRSCKAAAVEKESSKTSTPNKRSLLPVGKSKSSNSETSLQSPINGKRPLEKISSSKKLSSSMQSSARPTQTPQ